AAGGCAACGTTAATAGACGATTTACAAAAAAAGTACAAGCGTGTTGCTATGGTCGGGGATGGCATTAATGATGCACCCGCACTTGCTCATTCAGACATTGGGATTGCATGGGCCAAGGAACGGATATCGCTATGCAAACAGCTGATGTGGTTCTCATTAATAATAGCTTAAGTCTCCTTCCCTATTCCGTCTTATTGTCCAAACGTTTAAGGAAAATCACCCTACAAAATATTGTTTTTTCTTTGGCTGTGATTATCGTTCTGATTACTACTAACTTACTTCAATTGATTAATCTTCCGCTTGGTGTCGTTGGCCACGAAGGAAGCACCATTTTGGTTATTCTAAACGGTCTCCGTCTGCTCGCCTTTAAACATAAAGAAAGTCATCAGGATAGTTAAACCTCCTGATGACTTTCTTTATGACTTATTTTCTTTTCTTCTCAATAAACTCAGCAATTCGTCTAACACCTGCATGAAACGTCTCTTCTGAAGTCGCATAACTGAAACGAACATGGTTTGGCATTCCAAAACCACTTCCAGCAACAAGACCCACGTGAGCTTCTTCTAAAAGGGCCATGACAAAATCATCCACATTATCATAACCGGTTAATTTTGACGCTTCCTTGCAATCTGGAAACAGATAAAAGGCCCCTTGTGGTTTAGCGTGCAATTTGAAGCCCTCTAATGACGCAACGAGTGGGTAGGCATGATTGAGTCGGTCTTCAAATAAGGCTTGGTTGTATTTAAGAAAATCGGTTGCATTGGTTAAGGCAGCTAAAGCAGCATACTGACTAATTCCAGCTGGGTTCCCACTCGTCTGACTCGCTATTTTATCTAAAGCTTGAATAATCGTGGTGTCTGCCATCGCATAACCCATTCGCCATCCTGTCATCGCGAATGCTTTAGACATCCCATTAACAACAATGGTTTGTTTTTTGATAGCCTCTGACAGTGACGCCATAGATGGACTTGTCGCACCATTAAATACAAGTCGATTATAAATTTCATCTGAAATAATAAAAATATTATGCTTCACACAAAAGTTTCCTATTGTAGTCAACTGTTCCTTATTAAAAACCACACCAGATGGGTTGGACGGTGAATTTAAAATAAGCAGCTTTGTTTTTTTAGTGGTATAACGTTCCAGAAGTTCTTCTGTTACTGCGAAATCATCATCT
This genomic interval from Jeotgalibaca arthritidis contains the following:
- a CDS encoding pyridoxal phosphate-dependent aminotransferase; translated protein: MISNRIHQIQLSATLAATQKTRELKEAGIDVISLTVGEPDFDTPAYILDAANQAMYEGKGHHYTASAGISELREAISTYHKSYDDIDYRPDQIFVSAGAKLVLYYLFQSLINEGDEVLVPTPYWVSYSEQIKLAGGVPVFIETRIDDDFAVTEELLERYTTKKTKLLILNSPSNPSGVVFNKEQLTTIGNFCVKHNIFIISDEIYNRLVFNGATSPSMASLSEAIKKQTIVVNGMSKAFAMTGWRMGYAMADTTIIQALDKIASQTSGNPAGISQYAALAALTNATDFLKYNQALFEDRLNHAYPLVASLEGFKLHAKPQGAFYLFPDCKEASKLTGYDNVDDFVMALLEEAHVGLVAGSGFGMPNHVRFSYATSEETFHAGVRRIAEFIEKKRK